From the Comamonas odontotermitis genome, one window contains:
- a CDS encoding crotonase/enoyl-CoA hydratase family protein — MSAFLKYEQSGHVVTLTMCQPERRNPLTGNTAVEEFLAAIEKIRADSTVRAVILTGEGPAFSSGGDIKTMQEQSFGDVDGMRIREDYRQGIQRLPLALFNLEVPTIAAVNGPAVGAGLDLTCMCDLRVASDKAKFAESFVKVGIIPGDGGAWLLPRVIGMSRAAELSLTGRMIDAATALQWGLVSQVVPHDELMPAARALAEEIAANPPQVTRMTKKLMREGMHQSLASILELSAAYQALAHQTADHREAVSAFLEKRKPDFKG; from the coding sequence ATGAGCGCATTCTTGAAGTACGAACAATCCGGCCATGTGGTCACCCTGACCATGTGCCAACCCGAGCGCCGCAACCCGCTGACCGGTAACACGGCGGTGGAGGAGTTTCTCGCCGCCATCGAGAAAATCCGTGCCGACAGCACGGTGCGTGCCGTGATCCTGACGGGCGAGGGCCCGGCATTCTCGTCTGGTGGTGATATCAAGACCATGCAGGAGCAGTCGTTTGGCGACGTGGACGGTATGCGCATCCGCGAGGACTACCGCCAGGGCATCCAGCGCCTGCCGCTGGCGCTGTTCAATCTGGAGGTGCCGACGATTGCCGCCGTGAACGGCCCTGCTGTGGGCGCGGGCCTTGATCTGACCTGCATGTGCGACCTGCGTGTGGCGTCGGACAAGGCCAAGTTTGCCGAGAGCTTTGTGAAGGTGGGCATCATTCCGGGCGACGGTGGCGCCTGGCTGCTGCCGCGCGTGATCGGCATGTCGCGTGCAGCCGAGTTGTCGCTGACCGGCCGCATGATCGACGCTGCTACCGCGCTGCAATGGGGACTGGTGTCACAGGTGGTACCGCATGACGAACTGATGCCTGCTGCCCGCGCGCTGGCGGAGGAAATTGCCGCCAACCCGCCGCAGGTCACCCGCATGACGAAAAAGCTCATGCGCGAAGGCATGCACCAAAGCCTGGCATCCATTCTGGAGCTGTCGGCCGCCTACCAGGCGCTGGCCCACCAGACCGC
- a CDS encoding Bug family tripartite tricarboxylate transporter substrate binding protein has translation MRRHFLHRAFCFAAGAAIAATALHSQAADAPLRWVVPYPAGGAADQIARIVAQDVGQASGQAIVIENKGGAAGMIAAETVLRAPADGQTFFVGSNAPLVINSAIYAKMNYDPAKDFVPVAGLGKAPLLLVTRKDLGVQDAKGLIARAQQAQKEGKTLTMGSASSGNITHLAGEFASDRMGFKVTHVPFAGSAPAITSMMGGNVDIMFDALPSSMQQAISGRIVPLAVLDNQRFPQIPNVPTLAELGFAGTEASAWFGLVARQGTPQAAIDRMNQAVNQSLAKPDVQEKLRRIGAQPIAGSATEWGQFITAERERWIPVAKRLDIKAE, from the coding sequence TTGCGGCGCCATTTTCTGCACCGCGCTTTCTGCTTTGCGGCAGGCGCTGCCATTGCCGCAACGGCGCTGCACAGCCAGGCCGCCGATGCCCCGCTGCGCTGGGTGGTGCCCTACCCCGCTGGCGGCGCTGCCGACCAGATTGCCCGCATTGTGGCCCAGGACGTGGGGCAGGCCAGCGGCCAGGCTATCGTCATCGAAAACAAGGGTGGCGCCGCAGGCATGATTGCTGCAGAAACCGTACTGCGCGCCCCCGCCGATGGCCAGACGTTTTTCGTCGGATCGAACGCCCCACTCGTCATCAACAGCGCCATCTACGCCAAGATGAACTACGACCCCGCCAAGGATTTTGTGCCGGTAGCGGGCCTGGGCAAGGCGCCACTGCTGCTCGTCACCCGCAAGGATCTGGGTGTGCAGGACGCCAAGGGTTTGATCGCCAGGGCCCAGCAGGCGCAAAAGGAGGGAAAGACGCTCACGATGGGATCGGCCAGCAGCGGCAACATCACCCATCTGGCAGGCGAATTTGCCAGCGACCGCATGGGCTTCAAGGTAACGCATGTGCCGTTTGCGGGCAGCGCCCCGGCCATCACCAGCATGATGGGCGGCAATGTGGACATCATGTTCGACGCCCTACCCTCGTCGATGCAGCAGGCCATCAGCGGCCGCATTGTGCCGCTGGCGGTGCTGGATAACCAGCGGTTTCCGCAGATACCGAATGTGCCCACACTGGCCGAGCTGGGCTTTGCGGGCACCGAGGCAAGTGCCTGGTTCGGCCTGGTGGCACGCCAGGGCACACCGCAGGCCGCCATCGACCGGATGAACCAGGCTGTCAACCAGTCGCTCGCCAAGCCCGATGTGCAGGAGAAGCTGCGTCGCATAGGTGCCCAGCCGATTGCCGGAAGCGCCACAGAATGGGGCCAGTTCATCACCGCCGAGCGCGAGCGCTGGATTCCCGTTGCCAAGCGCCTCGACATCAAGGCGGAATGA
- a CDS encoding enoyl-CoA hydratase/isomerase family protein, whose amino-acid sequence MTSLTLTMHGSTAVLTMNRPEARNALDQSMREEFTRLVPQIRDDRAIKAVVLTGAGGHFCAGGDIKSMQATVAGKQDVFDSRNRMLGLHRWFDELLDLEKPVITAVQGSAFGAGLSLALAGDFVLAAPSAKFCCVFAKIGFVPDLGAMHLLPRLVGLQTAKELAFTARVVGAEEARQLGMAYRVTSEDVLADAIAFAERFASAPTEAIGYTKRVMNHAFESQRAEVFQQEALAQTLCRESAFHQEAIQRFVSKQPALYQWQD is encoded by the coding sequence ATGACATCCTTGACCCTCACCATGCACGGCAGTACTGCCGTGCTGACCATGAACCGCCCCGAAGCCCGCAATGCGCTTGACCAGAGCATGCGCGAAGAGTTCACCCGCCTCGTACCCCAGATCCGTGACGACCGCGCCATCAAGGCCGTGGTGCTGACCGGCGCAGGTGGCCATTTCTGCGCGGGTGGCGATATCAAGAGCATGCAGGCCACGGTGGCTGGCAAGCAGGATGTGTTTGACAGCCGCAACCGCATGCTGGGCCTGCACCGCTGGTTTGACGAGCTGCTCGATCTGGAAAAACCGGTCATCACCGCCGTGCAGGGCAGCGCCTTTGGTGCGGGCCTGTCGCTGGCCCTGGCAGGCGATTTCGTGCTGGCTGCGCCCAGCGCCAAGTTCTGCTGCGTATTTGCCAAGATCGGTTTCGTGCCGGACCTGGGCGCCATGCATCTGCTGCCGCGCCTGGTGGGCTTGCAGACCGCCAAGGAACTGGCCTTTACCGCCCGCGTGGTGGGTGCCGAAGAGGCGCGGCAACTGGGCATGGCCTACCGGGTGACGAGCGAGGATGTGCTGGCCGATGCCATTGCCTTTGCGGAGCGCTTTGCCAGTGCACCTACCGAAGCCATTGGCTACACCAAGCGCGTGATGAACCATGCCTTTGAAAGCCAGCGCGCCGAGGTGTTCCAGCAGGAGGCGCTGGCCCAGACACTGTGCCGCGAAAGCGCCTTTCACCAGGAGGCCATCCAGCGCTTTGTCAGCAAACAGCCCGCGCTGTACCAGTGGCAGGATTGA
- a CDS encoding PaaI family thioesterase, protein MSEMFDRVAASFHAQGLMHTLGASLRQVSDGEVQIALPYSKALSQQHGFLHAGAVTSVVDSAAGYAALTKAPAGYEVVTAEFKINLLRPAIGEHFVAVGKVQNAGKLLTVCTGELLAYTADIDAAPKVVALMQATIVNVKY, encoded by the coding sequence ATGAGCGAAATGTTTGACCGCGTTGCCGCCAGTTTTCATGCCCAGGGGCTGATGCACACCCTGGGGGCCAGTCTTCGGCAGGTGAGCGATGGGGAGGTGCAGATTGCGTTGCCCTATAGCAAGGCCCTGTCGCAGCAGCACGGTTTCTTGCATGCGGGTGCCGTGACCAGTGTGGTTGACAGCGCCGCTGGCTACGCGGCGCTCACCAAGGCGCCTGCGGGGTACGAGGTGGTCACCGCCGAATTCAAGATCAATCTGCTGCGCCCGGCCATTGGCGAGCACTTTGTGGCGGTGGGCAAGGTGCAGAACGCTGGCAAGCTGCTGACCGTGTGCACCGGCGAATTGCTCGCCTACACCGCAGACATCGACGCCGCTCCCAAGGTGGTGGCGCTGATGCAGGCAACCATCGTGAACGTGAAATACTGA
- a CDS encoding flavodoxin family protein produces the protein MAAPQLLIVYHTLTQGTLQMAQAACDGALAEGGVDVRLLHAQATQPSDVLAANAYVFATPENLAAMSGMMKDFFDRCYYPVLDRINGRAYASLVCAGSDGHGAARQIERIATGWRLKPVAEPLVICTHAQTPEAILATKHIPDTDLQRCRELGAALAAGLALGVF, from the coding sequence ATGGCTGCTCCGCAATTGCTCATCGTCTACCACACCCTCACCCAGGGCACGCTCCAGATGGCGCAGGCCGCGTGCGACGGCGCTCTGGCAGAAGGCGGCGTGGATGTGCGCCTGCTGCACGCGCAGGCCACCCAGCCCTCCGATGTGCTGGCCGCCAATGCCTATGTGTTTGCCACGCCGGAGAATCTGGCAGCGATGAGCGGCATGATGAAGGATTTCTTTGACCGCTGTTACTACCCGGTGCTCGATCGCATCAATGGCCGTGCCTATGCAAGCCTGGTGTGCGCGGGCAGCGATGGCCACGGCGCCGCGCGCCAGATCGAGCGCATCGCCACAGGCTGGCGGCTCAAGCCGGTGGCCGAGCCGTTGGTCATCTGTACCCATGCACAGACGCCCGAAGCGATATTGGCCACCAAGCACATTCCCGATACCGATCTGCAGCGCTGCCGCGAACTCGGCGCAGCACTGGCGGCAGGCCTGGCGCTTGGCGTTTTCTGA
- a CDS encoding FapA family protein, with translation MEFTKQFLRSKSPCAMGFRWFVRNIEDGVSYQKALDTLVAAGRVDDALWLLNNFGPTNAVLQLDRLEADAIVFAGSVQVRGGVEVDGAVHVGRSLQAGGGVRCGRDLVVGEDIRAGANIFAGGRLQCGGHLRTDWGVDVQQGVTVGGDLRVAWDLVAHGAISVRGSAMVGQDVIAKGSLHCEKNLRVGGHLTGAGPLRAGHGIAVGGAIEGVSHIDAGWGIRAGEHIHASGAIKAGESLAAGDAICAGDGYGVFAGLNVQEDSWEVSGQVWAPSPPARLRSGLWIGPSLL, from the coding sequence ATGGAATTTACCAAGCAGTTTCTACGCTCCAAGAGCCCTTGTGCAATGGGTTTTCGCTGGTTCGTGCGCAACATCGAAGATGGCGTGAGTTACCAGAAGGCGCTGGACACCCTGGTGGCCGCTGGCCGCGTGGACGATGCGCTATGGCTGTTGAACAATTTTGGCCCCACCAATGCCGTGCTGCAACTGGACCGGCTGGAGGCCGATGCCATCGTGTTTGCCGGTAGCGTGCAGGTGCGTGGTGGCGTGGAGGTGGATGGTGCGGTGCACGTAGGCCGATCCCTGCAGGCGGGGGGAGGCGTGCGCTGTGGCCGCGATCTGGTGGTGGGTGAGGACATCCGTGCGGGTGCCAACATCTTTGCGGGGGGCAGGCTGCAGTGCGGCGGCCATCTGCGCACCGATTGGGGCGTGGATGTGCAGCAGGGCGTGACTGTCGGCGGCGATCTGCGCGTGGCCTGGGATCTGGTGGCGCATGGTGCGATCAGCGTGCGCGGCTCGGCCATGGTCGGGCAGGATGTGATTGCAAAGGGCAGCCTCCATTGCGAGAAAAACCTGCGGGTGGGCGGGCATCTGACCGGGGCGGGCCCTCTGCGCGCGGGTCATGGTATTGCAGTGGGCGGCGCGATTGAAGGGGTGTCGCATATTGATGCCGGCTGGGGTATTCGTGCGGGCGAACACATCCACGCCAGTGGCGCCATCAAGGCCGGGGAGAGCCTGGCCGCAGGTGACGCCATCTGCGCAGGCGATGGCTACGGCGTGTTTGCAGGTCTCAATGTGCAGGAGGACAGCTGGGAAGTGAGCGGCCAGGTCTGGGCGCCCAGTCCGCCCGCGCGCTTGCGCAGTGGGCTCTGGATCGGCCCCAGCCTGCTGTGA
- a CDS encoding CopD family protein: MIYIILKTLHLLALIVWLGGMAFAHFFLRPAAAQLPPPQRLPLMRDVLQRFFAAVLIAIVLILVSGLGMIGLVHQMAAQAGAKAPMPVSWIVMAVLGLVMMAVFGHIRFALFKRLNAAVDAKDWPAGGKAMDQIRKWVALNLALGTVIVVTLRLPF, translated from the coding sequence ATGATTTACATCATTCTCAAAACGCTTCACCTGCTCGCCCTCATCGTCTGGCTGGGTGGCATGGCATTCGCCCATTTCTTTCTTCGGCCTGCAGCAGCGCAGTTGCCGCCGCCCCAGCGCCTGCCGCTGATGCGCGATGTGCTGCAGCGCTTTTTTGCCGCCGTTCTGATTGCCATCGTGCTGATTCTGGTCAGCGGTCTGGGCATGATTGGGCTGGTGCACCAGATGGCCGCACAGGCTGGCGCCAAGGCACCCATGCCGGTATCGTGGATTGTGATGGCGGTGCTGGGACTTGTGATGATGGCGGTGTTCGGCCATATCCGATTTGCACTGTTCAAGCGGCTCAACGCCGCCGTGGACGCCAAGGACTGGCCGGCTGGAGGCAAGGCCATGGACCAGATCCGCAAATGGGTGGCCTTGAACCTCGCCCTCGGCACTGTGATTGTGGTGACTTTACGACTCCCTTTTTGA
- a CDS encoding PRC-barrel domain-containing protein: MDTVHTASSVISSDKVHGTNVFNPNGEKLGSIESLVLDKLSGKVRYAVMEFGGFLGMGTDVYPLPWETLKYDTDLGGYVVTLTREQLEGAPRYGRETTQDYSDEYGRKVHDYYGVPWIY; encoded by the coding sequence ATGGATACCGTTCACACCGCATCCAGCGTCATCTCTTCGGACAAGGTTCATGGCACGAACGTGTTCAATCCCAATGGAGAAAAGCTGGGCTCGATTGAGTCTCTGGTGCTTGACAAGCTTTCAGGCAAGGTTCGCTACGCCGTCATGGAGTTTGGTGGTTTTCTGGGCATGGGCACCGATGTCTACCCACTGCCCTGGGAAACCCTGAAGTACGACACCGACCTGGGTGGCTATGTGGTGACCTTGACGCGCGAGCAACTGGAAGGCGCGCCGCGTTATGGGCGAGAGACGACGCAGGACTACTCTGATGAATACGGCCGCAAGGTGCACGATTACTACGGCGTGCCCTGGATCTACTGA
- a CDS encoding EthD domain-containing protein, with amino-acid sequence MTVRMGLIRKKADWTLEDFDAYWHASHGSLARRAPQLREYWQNLVLDRLQRGIEFDRGPWELDGISQLRFDDASQSAQAFDGSALAAELLQDEQYFLDGLHIVTAEPTVVIAIPAQQDRSALLKRMSIITRLPSVSEEDFRREWTIHGELVRRMAGVSAYRQNVIVGRERVKGLPCSYDELPMDGIVELWFKDAATLEAAFNSQAGRKTMAHAKTFLSQITAFVVGERKIL; translated from the coding sequence ATGACCGTGCGTATGGGATTGATCCGCAAGAAGGCAGATTGGACGTTGGAGGATTTCGACGCCTATTGGCATGCCAGCCATGGCTCCTTGGCCCGGCGGGCGCCGCAGTTGCGGGAGTACTGGCAGAACCTGGTTCTCGACAGGCTGCAACGCGGCATTGAATTCGACAGAGGACCGTGGGAGCTGGACGGCATTTCGCAGCTTCGATTTGACGACGCCAGTCAGTCTGCGCAGGCATTCGATGGCAGCGCTCTCGCAGCCGAACTCCTCCAGGACGAGCAGTACTTTCTGGATGGTCTGCACATCGTCACCGCCGAGCCAACCGTGGTCATCGCGATACCTGCGCAACAGGATCGCTCGGCATTGTTGAAACGAATGTCGATCATCACCCGCTTGCCCTCGGTGAGCGAGGAAGACTTTCGCCGGGAGTGGACGATCCATGGCGAACTGGTACGGCGCATGGCCGGTGTGAGCGCCTATCGCCAGAACGTCATCGTGGGTCGGGAGCGCGTGAAAGGGCTGCCCTGCAGTTACGACGAATTGCCCATGGACGGTATCGTCGAGCTATGGTTCAAGGACGCGGCAACGCTCGAAGCAGCATTCAACTCCCAAGCGGGCAGGAAGACGATGGCGCATGCAAAGACCTTTCTGTCCCAAATCACCGCGTTTGTGGTGGGCGAGCGGAAAATTCTCTAG